In a genomic window of Passer domesticus isolate bPasDom1 chromosome 3, bPasDom1.hap1, whole genome shotgun sequence:
- the CAD gene encoding multifunctional protein CAD isoform X3 — MARLVLQDGSVLPGRPFGAVGAAAGEVVFQTGMVGYPEALTDPSYKAQILVLTYPLVGNYGVPRDEPDAFGLSRWFESSKIHVAALVVGECSETPSHWSASQSLDQWLKEQNIPGLEGVDTRALTKKIREKGTLLGKLVPDGTPEDSLSFEDPNTKHLVQEVSLKAPRVFNPGGSLRVTALDCGLKNNQIRCLCRRGAAVTVVPWDHPLDPADFDGLFISNGPGDPLLCQETVSNLCQLLDAPQPKPIFGICLGHQLLALALGARTYKMKYGNRGHNQPCLHEDTRRCFITAQNHGFAVQAGSLPPGWLPLFTNANDGSNEGLVHQHKPFFSVQFHPEHCAGPTDLEGLFDVFVEVARDLRDGHGSAQTVRERLQQWLTYSKAPAGDVDAARPRKVLILGSGGLSIGQAGEFDYSGSQAIKALKEENIQTVLINPNIATVQTSKGLADKVYFLPITPEYVTQVIRNERPDGVLLTFGGQTALNCGVELTKAGVLERYRVRVLGTPVASIEMTEDRKVFAEKMEEIGEHVAPSEAAASLEQAQAAAERLGYPVLVRSAYALGGLGSGFANSREELVALVSQAFTHTSQVLVDKSLKGWKEIEYEVVRDAYNNCITVCNMENLDPLGIHTGESIVVAPSQTLNDIEYFMLRRTAIKVVQHLGIVGECNIQFALNPESEQYYIIEMNARLSRSSALASKATGYPLAYVAAKLALGIPLPLLRNSVTNSTTASFEPSLDYCVVKIPRWDLSKFLRVSTKIGSSMKSVGEVMAIGRNFEEAFQKALRMVDENCVGFDHTVKPVSDMELETPTDKRIFVLAAALRAGYSIERLYELTKIDRWFLHKMKNITDHAVLLESYRGRQGTMPPAVLKRAKQLGFSDKQVAQAVLSTELAVRKMRRDLKILPVVKQIDTVAAEWPAQTNYLYLTYNGSEHDLAFREPHVMVIGSGVYRIGSSVEFDWCAVGCIQELRKMGFKTIMVNYNPETVSTDYDMCDRLYFDEISFEVVMDIYELENPEGVILSMGGQLPNNIAMALHRQQCRILGTSPEAIDSAENRFKFSRLLDSIGISQPLWKELSNMESAKHFCCKVGYPCVVRPSYVLSGAAMNVAYSDSDLEKFLSNAVAVSKEQPVVISKFIQEAKEIDVDAVASDGVVVAIAISEHVENAGVHSGDATLVTPPQDITPKTLERIKAIVHAIGQELQVTGPFNLQLIAKDDQLKVIECNVRVSRSFPFVSKTLGVDLVALASQVIMGEDVEPVGLMTGTGIVGVKVPQFSFSRLAGADVVLGVEMTSTGEVACFGENRCEAYLKAMLSTGFKIPKKNILLTIGSYKNKSELLPTVRTLESLGYNLYASLGTADFYTEHGIKVKAVDWHFEEADSSEAGARETQRSILDYLAENHFEMVINLSMRNSGGRRLSSFVTKGYRTRRLAVDYSVPLIIDIKCTKLFVEALGQIGAAPPLKMHVDCMTSQKLIRLPGLIDVHVHLREPGGTHKEDFASGTAAALAGGVTMVCAMPNTSPAVTDATSFALAQKLAEAGARCDFALFLGASLDNAGTLGPLAGAAAGLKMYLNDTFSSLRMDNVLLWMEHLEQWPRHLPIVAHAERQTVAAVLMVAQLYQRPVHICHVARREEILLIKAAKQRGIPVTCEVAPHHLFLSQDDLGRLGKGRAAVRPELGTRQDVKALWENMDIIDCFATDHAPHTLEEKQGQEPPPGYPGLETMLPLLLTAVSEGRLSVEDIIQRLYENPRKIFGLPAQEDTYVEVDLEQEWIIPSSTVFSKARWTPFEGMQVKGTVRRVVLRGEVAYIDGQVLVPPGYGQDVKKWTSGAALLPHAAPTKESVKSPEQPRRVAGDMLRGRAASPRRPGPAGDARFHLPPRIHRASDPELPAEDTREKGSRKAAEPDSAVVQDSHFHPLGPVPRQTSPQRAPHFQTSPLLHPLVGQHVLSVRQFSKEQLSHLFNVAHTLRMLVQKERSLDILKGKVMASMFYEVSTRTSSSFAAAMSRLGGSVLSFSEATSSVQKGESLADSVQTMCCYADVLVLRHPQPGAVELAARHCRKPVINAGDGVGEHPTQALLDIFTIREELGTVNGMTITMVGDLKHGRTVHSLARLLTQYRVNLRYVTPPGLRMPPDITSFVASRGIQQEEFGSIEEALPDTDVLYMTRIQKERFQRAEEYEACFGQFILTPHIMTRAKERMVVMHPLPRVNEISVEVDSDPRAAYFRQAENGMYMRMALLATVLGRY, encoded by the exons ATGGCCCGGCTGGTGCTGCAGGACGGCTCGGTGCTGCCCGGCCGCCCCTTCGGGGCCGTCGGGGCCGCGGCGGGGGAAGTCG TGTTCCAGACGGGCATGGTGGGGTACCCCGAGGCCCTCACCGACCCCTCCTACAAGGCGCAGATCCTGGTGCTTACCTACCCGCTGGTCGGTAACTACGGCGTGCCCCGCGACGAGCCCGACGCCTTCGGCCTCAGCAGG TGGTTTGAGTCCAGCAAGATCCACGTGGCCGCACTGGTGGTGGGCGAGTGCTCAGAGACCCCCAGCCACTGGAGCGCATCCCAGTCCCTGGACCAGTGGCTGAAGGAGCAGAACATCCCCGGGCTGGAAG GGGTGGACACCCGGGCGCTGACAAAGAAGATCCGCGAGAAGGGGACGCTGCTGGGGAAGCTGGTGCCGGATGGGACCCCCGAGGACAGCCTCTCCTTTGAGGACCCCAACACCAAGCACCTGGTGCAGGAGGTGTCGCTGAAG GCACCGCGGGTGTTCAACCCGGGCGGGTCCCTGCGTGTCACGGCCCTCGACTGCGGCCTGAAGAACAACCAGATACGCTGCCTGTGCAGGCGGggtgctgctgtcactgtggTGCCCTGGGACCACCCGCTGGACCCTGCAG ACTTTGACGGGCTGTTcatcagcaatggccctggggacccactgctctgccaggagacagtgtccaacctgtgccagctgctggacGCACCCCAGCCCAAGCCCATTTTTGGCATCTGCCTGGGCCACCAGCTGCTCGCCCTGGCCCTCGGCGCCCGTACCTACAAGATGAA GTACGGGAACCGGGGGCACAACCAGCCGTGCCTGCACGAGGACACGCGGCGCTGCTTCATCACGGCGCAGAACCACGGCTTCGCGGTGCAGGCGGGCAGCCTCCCGCCCGGCTGGCTGCCGCTCTTCACCAACGCCAACGACGGCTCCAACGAGGGCCTCGTCCACCAGCACAAGCCCTTCTTCAG TGTGCAGTTCCACCCCGAGCACTGCGCCGGCCCCACGGACCTGGAGGGTCTCTTTGATGTCTTCGTGGAGGTGGCACGGGACCTGCGGGATGGGCACGGCAGCGCCCAGACAG TGCGGGAGCGCCTGCAGCAGTGGCTGACCTACAGCAAGGCACCAGCGGGGGACGTGGATGCAGCCCGGCCCCGCAAGGTGCTGATCCTGGGCTCCGGTGGCCTTTCCATTGGGCAGGCAGGCGAGTTCGATTACTCGGGGTCACAG GCCATCAAAGCGCTGAAGGAGGAGAACATCCAGACGGTGCTGATCAACCCCAACATCGCCACAGTGCAGACCTCCAAGGGACTGGCAGACAAGGTGTACTTCCTGCCCATCACCCCTGAGTACGTCACCCAG GTGATCCGGAACGAGCGGCCTGATGGGGTGCTGCTGACCTTCGGGGGGCAGACAGCCCTCAACTGCGGCGTGGAGCTGACCAAGGCGGGGGTTCTGGAGCGCTACCGCGTGCGCGTGCTGGGCACCCCCGTTGCCTCCATCGAGATGACGGAGGATCGCAAGGTTTTCGCCGAGAAGATGGAGGAGATCGGGGAGCACGTGGCGCCCAGCGaggctgctgcctccctggagCAG GCGCAGGCTGCAGCTGAGCGCTTGGGGTACCCGGTGCTGGTGCGCTCTGCCTACGCCCTGGgcgggctgggctctggcttcGCCAACAGCCGGGAggagctggtggctctggtgaGCCAGGCCTTCACCCACACCTCCCAGGTGCTGGTGGACAAGTCCCTGAAAGGCTGGAAGGAGATTGAGTACGAGGTGGTGCGGGATGCCTACAACAACTGCATCACG GTGTGCAACATGGAGAACCTGGACCCGCTGGGGATCCACACGGGCGAGTCCATTGTGGTGGCGCCCAGCCAGACCCTCAATGACATCGAGTACTTCATGCTGAGGCGCACAGCCATCAAGGTGGTGCAGCACCTGGGCATCGTGGGCGAGTGCAACATCCAGTTTGCCCTCAACCCCGAGTCAGAGCAG TACTACATCATCGAGATGAACGCCCGGCTCTCCCGCAGCTCGGCCCTGGCCAGCAAGGCCACTGGCTACCCGCTGGCCTATGTGGCTGCCAAACTTGCCTTGGgcatccccctgcccctcctCAG GAACTCCGTCACCAACTCCACCACGGCCAgctttgagcccagcctggaCTACTGTGTGGTGAAGATCCCGCGCTGGGACCTCAGCAAGTTCCTGCGCGTCAGCACCAAGATTGGCAGCTCCATGAAGAGCGTGG GGGAGGTGATGGCCATTGGGAGGAACTTTGAGGAGGCGTTCCAGAAGGCTCTGAGGATGGTGGACGAGAACTGTGTGGGCTTTGATCACACGGTGAAGCCGGTCTCAGACATG gagctggagacGCCCACGGACAAGCGGATCTTTGTGCtggcggcggcgctgcgggcCGGCTACTCCATCGAGCGGCTCTACGAGCTGACCAAGATTGACCGCTGGTTCCTGCACAAGATGAAGAACATCACGGACCACGCGGTGCTGCTGGAGTCGTACCGCGGCCGGCAGGGCACCATGCCGCCCGCCGTGCTCAAGCGCGCCAAGCAGCTCGGCTTCTCCGACAAGCAGGTGGCCCAGGCCGTGCTCAG caccGAGCTGGCCGTGCGGAAGATGCGGCGCgacctgaagatcctgccagtGGTGAAGCAGATCGACACGGTGGCAGCAGAGTGGCCAGCCCAAACCAACTACCTGTACCTGACCTACAACGGCTCCGAGCACGACCTGGCCTTCCGCGAGCCCCACGTCATGGTCATCGGCTCCGGCGTCTACCGCATCGGCAGCAGCGTCGAGTTTGACTGGTGTGCTGTGGGCTGCATCCAGGAGCTCCGCAAG ATGGGCTTCAAGACAATCATGGTGAACTACAACCCCGAGACAGTGAGCACTGATTATGACATGTGTGATCGCCTCTACTTCGACGAGATTTCCTTTGAG GTGGTGATGGACATCTACGAGCTGGAGAACCCCGAGGGTGTGATCCTGTCCATGGGCGGGCAGCTGCCCAACAACATCGCCATGGCCCTGCACCGGCAGCAGTGCCGCATCCTGGGCACCTCCCCGGAGGCCATCGACTCCGCCGAGAACCGCTTCAAGTTCTCCCGCCTGCTCGACTCCATCGGCATCAGCCAGCCCCTCTGGAAGGAGCTCTCCAACATGGAG TCAGCCAAGCACTTCTGCTGCAAGGTGGGCTACCCCTGTGTCGTGCGCCCGTCCTACGTGCTCAGCGGGGCTGCCATGAACGTGGCCTACTCGGACAGCGACCTGGAGAAGTTCCTGAGCAACGCTGTGGCCGTGTCCAAGGAGCAGCCTGTTGTCATCTCCAAGTTCATCCAGGAGGCCAAG GAGATCGACGTGGACGCGGTGGCCAGTGACGGGGTGGTGGTGGCCATCGCCATCTCGGAGCACGTGGAGAACGCTGGGGTGCACTCGGGTGACGCCACGCTGGTGACCCCCCCGCAGGACATCACCCCCAAGACACTGGAGCGCATCAAGGCCATTGTCCACGCCattgggcaggagctgcaggtcaCAGGGCCCTTCAACCTGCAGCTCATCGCCAAG GATGACCAGCTGAAGGTCATAGAGTGCAATGTTCGTGTCTCCCGCTCCTTCCCCTTCGTCTCCAAGACCCTGGGCGTGGACTTGGTGGCTCTGGCCAGCCAGGTGATCATGGGTGAGGATGTGGAGCCCGTGGGGCTGATGACAGGCACAGGCATCGTTGGTGTCAAG GTGCCCCAGTTCTCCTTCTCACGCCTGGCGGGCGCTGACGTGGTGCTGGGTGTGGAGATGACCAGCACGGGCGAGGTTGCCTGCTTTGGGGAGAACCGCTGCGAGGCGTACCTGAAGGCCATGCTCAGCACCGGCTTCAAGATCCCCAAGAAGAACATTCTGCTGACCATCGGCAGCTACAAG AACAAGAGTGAGCTGCTGCCCACGGTGCGCACGCTGGAGAGCCTCGGCTACAACCTGTATGCCAGCCTTGGCACCGCCGACTTCTACACCGAGCACGGCATCAAG GTGAAGGCTGTGGACTGGCACTTCGAGGAGGCAGACAGCAGCGAGGCTGGTGCCCGGGAGACCCAGCGCAGCATCCTGGACTACCTGGCCGAGAACCACTTTGAGATGGTCATCAACCTCTCCATGCGCAACTCGGGGGGCCGCCGGCTCTCCTCCTTTGTCACCAAGGGCTACCGCACCCGGCGCCTGGCTGTCGACTACTCCGTGCCCCTCATCATCGACATCAAGTGCACAAAGCTCTTCGTAGAG GCACTAGGCCAGATTGGGGCAGCCCCCCCACTGAAGATGCACGTGGACTGCATGACGTCCCAGAAGCTCATCCGTCTGCCAG GCCTGATCGACGTCCACGTGCACCTCCGTGAGCCCGGTGGCACCCACAAGGAGGACTTTGCATCAGGCACAGCGGCCGCCCTGGCTGGGGGTGTCACTATGGTGTGTGCCATGCCCAacaccagccctgctgtcacCGATGCCACCTCGTTCGCCTTGGCACAGAAG ctggctgaggctggggcCCGCTGCGATTTTGCTCTTTTCCTGGGGGCTTCCTTGGACAATGCTGGCACTCTgggccccctggctggggcagctgccGGGCTCAAGATGTACCTGAACGAcaccttctccagcctgcggaTGGACAACGTGTTGCTGTGGATGGAG CACCTGGAGCAGTGGCCGCGGCACCTGCCCATCGTGGCACACGCGGAGCGGCAGACGGTGGCCGCCGTGCTGATGGTGGCCCAGCTGTACCAGCGCCCTGTCCACATCTGCCATGTGGCCCGCCGGGAGGAG ATCCTGCTCATCAAGGCGGCCAAGCAGAGGGGCATCCCGGTGACGTGCGAGGTGGCCCCGCACCACCTCTTCCTGAGCCAGGACGACCTGGGGCGCCTGGGCAAGGGCCGTGCGGCCGTGCGGCCGGAGCTGGGCACCCGCCAGGACGTGAAGGCGCTCTGGGAGAACATGGACATCATCGACTGCTTTGCCACTGACCACG CTCCCCACACGCTGGAGGAGAAGCAGGGGCAGGAGCCTCCCCCTGGGTACCCTGGCCTGGAGACcatgctgccactgctgctgacGGCCGTCTCCGAGGGGAGGCTCAGCGTGGAGGACATCATCCAGCGCCTCTATGAGAACCCTCGCAAGATCTTTGGGCTCCCAGCGCAGGAGGACACCTACGTGGAG GTGGACCTGGAGCAGGAATGGAtcatccccagcagcacagtCTTCTCCAAGGCCCGTTGGACCCCCTTTGAGGGCATGCAGGTCAAGGGCACAGTGCGGAGGGTAGTCCTGCGTGGGGAGGTTGCCTACATCGATGGGCAG GTGCTGGTGCCCCCTGGCTATGGACAGGATGTGAAGAAGTGGACCtcaggagctgcactgctgccacATGCTGCCCCCACCAAGGAGAGTGTGAAG agccctgagcagccccggCGCGTGGCCGGTGACATGCTGCGTGGGCGAGCCGCCAGCCCGCGccggccgggccccgcgggTGACGCACGCTTCCACCTCCCGCCCCGCATCCACCGCGCCTCGGACCCCGAGCTGCCAG CTGAGGACACTCGtgagaagggcagcaggaaggcaGCGGAACCAG ATTCGGCGGTGGTCCAGGACAGCCACTTCCACCCGCTGGGCCCCGTCCCGCGCCAGACGTCCCCTCAGCGTGCCCCCCACTTCCAGACCTCCCCGCTGCTGCACCCCCTGGTCGGGCAGCACGTCCTCTCTGTGCGGCAGTTCTCCAAGGAGCAG CTGTCCCACCTGTTCAACGTGGCGCACACCCTGCGCATGCTGGTGCAGAAGGAGCGGAGCCTGGACATCCTCAAG GGGAAGGTGATGGCCAGCATGTTCTACGAGGTGAGCACGCGGACCAGCAGCTCCTTCGCGGCAGCCATGAGCCGGCTGGGCGGCTCCGTGCTCTCCTTCTCGGAGGCCACCTCCTCGGTGCAGAAGGGCGAGTCGCTGGCTGACTCCGTGCAGACCATGTGCTGCTACGCCGACGTGCTGGTGCTGCGGCACCCCCAGCCCGGCGCTGTCGAG CTGGCCGCCCGGCACTGCCGCAAGCCGGTGATCAACGCCGGGGACGGGGTGGGCGAGCACCCCACGCAGGCACTGCTGGACATCTTCACCATCCGCGAGGAGCTGGGCACGGTCAACGGCATGACG ATCACCATGGTGGGTGACCTGAAGCACGGGCGCACGGTGCACTCCCTGGCCCGGCTGCTCACCCAGTACCGCGTCAACCTGCGCTACGTCACCCCGCCCGGGCTGCGCATGCCCCCCGACATCACCAGCTTCGTGGCCTCCAGGGGCATCcagcag GAGGAGTTTGGGAGCATCGAGGAGGCGCTGCCGGACACGGACGTGCTGTACATGACCCGCATCCAGAAGGAGCGCTTCCAGCGGGCCGAGGAGTACGAGGCT tgcTTCGGGCAGTTCATCCTCACACCCCACATCATGACCCGCGCCAAGGAGAGGATGGTGGTGATGCACCCCCTGCCCCGTGTCAACGAGATCAG CGTGGAGGTGGACTCGGACCCGCGCGCCGCGTACTTCCGGCAGGCGGAGAACGGCATGTACATGCGCATGGCGCTGCTGGCCACGGTGCTGGGCCGCTACTGA